A stretch of Lathyrus oleraceus cultivar Zhongwan6 chromosome 6, CAAS_Psat_ZW6_1.0, whole genome shotgun sequence DNA encodes these proteins:
- the LOC127096332 gene encoding uncharacterized protein LOC127096332: protein MSTRSPEKSEEKDDFDGMSSDLVDKEENSVEKKDQSTDIMNIYDMDSDDDPIGKRLAPRIAKRLKNRKVKAVESYNMPSKSLRRRTSVGPTKGWSKVVTPISKKKSLNVMSSLTVMSNNVEKWNFVYQRRLELERELGKDAFECKEVMGLIQEVGLTKSVTGFGKCYEMLVKEFVVNISKECDNKISKEFRKVYVRGMCVEFSPEIINMFWGINGKEQIEVEVSDNVICREVTEKQVKEWPRKRELSTSYLSVN from the exons ATGTCTACTCGGTCCCCTGAAAAATCAGAAGAAAAGGATGATTTTGATGGCATGTCTAGTGATTTAGTTGACAAAGAAGAAAACTCTGTAGAGAAGAAGGATCAATCTACAGACATAATGAATATATATGATATGGACTCTGATGATGATCCCATCGGTAAAAGACTGGCTCCAAGAATAGCAAAAAGGTTAAAGAACAGAAAAGTCAAGGCAGTTGAATCCTATAACATGCCCTCAAAATCTCTAAGGAGAAGAACGAGTGTTGGGCCTACAAAAGGATGGAGCAAGGTTGTCACTCCTATCTCCAAGAAGAAATCTTTGAACGTGATGTCGAGTTTGACTGTGATGTCGAAC AATGTAGAAAAGTGGAATTTTGTTTACCAAAGGAGACTGGAATTAGAAAGAGAACTTGGGAAAGATGCTTTTGAGTGCAAAGAAGTGATGGGTCTAATTCAAGAAGTTGGATTGACGAAAAGTGTGACTGGCTTTGGCAAGTGCTACGAAATGCTTGTTAAAGAATTCGTAGTGAATATCTCTAAGGAGTGTGATAACAAGATAAGTAAGGAGTTTAGAAAGGTTTATGTAAGAGGAATGTGTGTGGAATTCTCCCCCGAAATCATAAATATGTTTTGGGGCATAAATGGAAAAGAACAAATTGAGGTGGAAGTTTCTGACAATGTCATTTGCAGAGAAGTTACAGAAAAACAAGTGAAGGAATGGCCTAGAAAACGGGAGTTGTCAACAAGCTACTTGAGTGTGAACTAA